A single genomic interval of Procambarus clarkii isolate CNS0578487 chromosome 17, FALCON_Pclarkii_2.0, whole genome shotgun sequence harbors:
- the LOC138365511 gene encoding uncharacterized protein: MDLPSTSNARTRKLDADKLTLGSEGDSDNALEKNPDELQVQQVHKVQKVPQVQEIQQLQKVPQVEHLQKVPPVQQGLPLAILQKQQEVQVVKFEPQGTTPGKQCSNNGMGILKYLRKQVKKDKQ, encoded by the exons atggatctacctagtacatcaaatg cacgcacaaggaagcttgatgcagataaacttacattaggatcagaaggtgatagcgataatgccctggaaaaaaatcctgacgagctacaagtgcagcaggtgcataaagtccaaaaggtaccgcaggtgcaagaaattcaacaattacaaaaagttccgcaggtggaacatttacaaaaagttccgccggtgcaacaagggctaccattagcaatccttcagaaacagcaagaagtacaagtagtaaaatttgaaccacagggaactacaccaggaaaacagtgtagtaacaacggaatgggaattttaaaatacctgaggaaacaggtaaaaaaggacaaacaatag